In one window of Gossypium arboreum isolate Shixiya-1 chromosome 4, ASM2569848v2, whole genome shotgun sequence DNA:
- the LOC108460799 gene encoding uncharacterized protein LOC108460799: MNTSQFMDKQIMDLTLSSSSPPHNSHKDFIDLMSHPQNEENHNQLSGFSASSNGASKVEMLPDYDFQPIRPVSTCLDAAGVFSNPRSWSSIDSKAKNYGSLDSLEPAKGVLDKDRSAFDTSILAEIDRTMKKHTDNLMHMMEKVSDRLTQLESRTRHLENSLDDLKVSVGNNHGSTDRKMKQLENILTEVQTGVHDLKEKQEIMEAQLQLAKLEVSKVEQPSETQNTVRTESVQQVASAPFQSHQQLPLAASFPQSLPSVPPPALPQPSLPPPVQHANQFPQSHVPSVPQQDPYYPPPGQTQETPSQQFPMPPTQQPQLPPATPPHQPYQPAPPPQYSQPPQPLQLQPSVGHHPEEAPYPLSQIYPLNLRQPPSQPPSGGPPSQQYYGAPPQLREPSPSSRPGPGFSTGYIPQSGPSEPYAYGGSPSQYGSGNPMKMQQLPSSPMGQNSGSGYPQLPTAKILPHALPTASGVSGGSSPSGPGNRVPIDDVIDKVTTMGFPRDHVRATVRKLTENGQSVDLNVVLDKLMNDSDVQPPRGWFGR; this comes from the exons ATGAATACATCTCAGTTCATGGACAAGCAAATAATGGACTTAACTTTATCTTCTTCTTCACCTCCCCATAATTCCCACAAAGATTTCATCGATCTGATGAGTCACCCACAAAACGAAGAAAATCACAATCAACTCTCTGGGTTTAGCGCTAGCAGTAACGGGGCTAGCAAGGTGGAGATGTTACCCGACTATGATTTCCAACCGATCAGACCCGTTTCAACCTGTCTTGATGCTGCTGGAGTTTTTAGTAATCCCAGGTCTTGGAGTTCGATCGATTCTAAAGCTAAG AATTATGGTTCTCTTGATTCCCTTGAACCTGCAAAAGGCGTTTTGGACAAGGACCGAAGTGCCTTCGACACATCAATTTTGGCTGAGATCGATCGAACCATGAAGAAACATACCGATAATCTGATGCATATGATGGAAAAAGTAAGTGATCGATTGACTCAGCTGGAGAGTAGAACTCGTCACCTCGAGAATTCTTTGGATGATTTGAAGGTGTCTGTAGGAAACAATCACGGAAGCACTGATAGGAAAATGAAACAGCTGGAAAATATTTTGACCGAG GTGCAAACCGGGGTtcatgatttaaaagaaaagcaaGAGATAATGGAAGCTCAGTTGCAGCTTGCAAAGCTGGAGGTGAGCAAGGTAGAGCAGCCATCTGAAACCCAGAATACTGTGCGGACAGAATCCGTTCAGCAAGTTGCATCTGCTCCTTTTCAATCTCACCAACAGCTTCCCCTGGCTGCCTCTTTCCCGCAATCACTTCCTTCTGTTCCTCCTCCAGCTCTTCCCCAGCCGAGTTTGCCACCACCGGTTCAGCATGCGAACCAGTTCCCTCAGAGCCATGTTCCTTCTGTTCCTCAGCAAGACCCTTACTATCCACCGCCTGGTCAAACTCAAGAGACTCCTAGTCAGCAATTTCCAATGCCACCTACTCAGCAACCACAGCTCCCTCCTGCAACACCACCTCATCAACCATATCAACCAGCACCTCCACCGCAATATTCTCAACCTCCGCAGCCCCTTCAACTACAACCTTCTGTAGGCCACCATCCGGAAGAGGCACCTTACCCCCTTTCTCAGATCTATCCACTGAATCTGCGCCAGCCACCTTCTCAACCACCCAGTGGTGGTCCTCCCTCTCAACAATATTATGGGGCTCCGCCCCAGTTGCGTGAGCCATCACCATCCAGCAGGCCTGGTCCAGGCTTTTCTACCGGATATATCCCACAATCTGGTCCAAGTGAACCCTATGCTTATGGTGGATCACCTTCACAATATGGCAGTGGCAACCCAATGAAAATGCAGCAACTCCCATCTTCTCCCATGGGACAAAATTCTGGAAGCGGTTACCCACAGCTTCCTACTGCTAAGATATTACCGCATGCATTGCCCACCGCTTCTGGGGTCAGTGGTGGATCCAGTCCTTCTGGACCTGGTAACAGGGTTCCCATTGATGATGTGATTGACAAAGTAACCACCATGGGATTCCCCAGAGATCATGTTAGAGCAACTGTTAGAAAGTTAACAGAGAATGGCCAGTCTGTTGACCTCAATGTGGTGTTGGATAAGCTAATGAATGATAGCGACGTACAGCCACCGCGAGGGTGGTTTGGCCGGTAA
- the LOC108458088 gene encoding probable galactinol--sucrose galactosyltransferase 5 — protein sequence MAPSLTKVSSGVSGLVDGHNNQSLISLEGSNFIANGHVFLTDVPANITVTPSPYVSTTDKSIPSVGSFVGFDTVESDSRHVVPIGKLKNIKFMSIFRFKVWWTTHWVGSNGSDLENETQMVILDRSDSGRPYVLLLPLIEGPFRASLQPGTDNNVDVCVESGSTKVAAASFRSVVYVHIGEDPFILVKDAMRVIRTHLGTFKLLEEKTPPGIVDNFGWCTWDAFYLTVHPQGVWEGVKGLVDGGCPPGLVLIDDGWQSISHDEDPITKEGMNCTVAGEQMPCRLLKFQENYKFRDYVSPRSLANGSTNKGMGAFIKDLKEEFNTVDFVYVWHALCGYWGGLRPNVPGLPETKVIKPELSPGLKKTMDDLAVDKIVNTGIGLVPPEMADQLYEGIHSHLENVGIDGVKVDVIHLLEMLCENYGGRVDLAKAYYKALTDSVKKHFKGNGVIASMEHCNDFMFLGTEAICLGRVGDDFWCTDPSGDPNGTFWLQGCHMVHCAYNSLWMGNFIHPDWDMFQSSHPCAEFHAASRAISGGPIYISDTVGNHNFALLKRLVLPDGSILRCQYYALPTRDCLFEDPLHDGKTMLKIWNLNKYTGVIGAFNCQGGGWCRETRRNQCFSEFSHTVKAEMNPKNIEWNSGKNPISIEDVQVLAMYFSQSKKLVLSKPAENMEISLKPFDFELITVSPVTVFGRKSVQFAPIGLVNMLNAGGAIQSLAYNESSVRIELKGAGEMRAFASNKPTACKIDGKDVGFEFENNMVIVHVPWPAPSGLSTLEYLF from the exons ATGGCTCCAAGCTTGACGAAGGTTAGTTCTGGTGTTTCAGGCCTAGTTGATGGCCATAACAACCAGTCATTAATCTCACTGGAAGGCTCAAACTTCATTGCCAATGGCCACGTTTTTCTCACTGATGTCCCTGCTAACATCACTGTTACTCCTTCCCCTTATGTTTCCACCACTGACAAATCAATTCCCAGTGTTGGATCCTTTGTAGGGTTCGACACTGTTGAATCCGACAGCCGCCATGTTGTTCCCATTGGGAAGCTGAAGAACATCAAGTTTATGAGCATTTTCAGGTTCAAAGTCTGGTGGACCACTCATTGGGTTGGTTCCAACGGGAGCGACCTTGAAAACGAAACTCAAATGGTGATCCTCGATAGATCAGACTCCGGCAGGCCTTATGTCCTCCTCCTCCCTCTCATCGAAGGCCCTTTCAGGGCTTCGCTTCAGCCCGGAACAGACAACAACGTCGACGTTTGTGTCGAAAGCGGCTCGACGAAGGTGGCTGCAGCCAGCTTCCGGAGTGTTGTTTACGTTCACATCGGCGAAGATCCGTTCATTTTGGTGAAGGATGCCATGAGAGTGATTAGGACTCACCTTGGAACCTTCAAGTTGTTAGAAGAGAAAACCCCACCAGGGATCGTGGACAATTTTGGTTGGTGCACGTGGGACGCATTTTACCTTACCGTGCACCCTCAAGGTGTTTGGGAAGGTGTGAAAGGTCTTGTCGACGGTGGGTGCCCACCAGGGCTGGTGCTGATTGATGATGGGTGGCAATCCATTAGCCATGATGAGGACCCCATCACTAAAGAAGGCATGAATTGTACCGTGGCCGGGGAGCAAATGCCATGCAGGCTCTTGAAGTTTCAAGAGAATTACAAGTTTAGGGACTATGTTAGCCCAAGGAGTTTGGCTAATGGTTCCACTAATAAGGGCATGGGTGCCTTTATCAAGGATCTTAAGGAGGAATTCAACACTGTAGACTTTGTTTATGTGTGGCATGCCCTGTGTGGATATTGGGGTGGTTTAAGGCCTAATGTCCCTGGATTGCCGGAAACCAAGGTTATTAAGCCGGAATTGTCTCCGGGATTGAAGAAAACGATGGATGATCTTGCCGTCGATAAGATTGTCAATACTGGTATCGGATTAGTGCCGCCGGAGATGGCTGATCAACTTTATGAAGGAATTCATTCTCATTTGGAAAATGTTGGAATTGACGGAGTTAAAGTTGACGTGATTCAT CTGTTGGAAATGCTGTGTGAAAACTATGGTGGAAGAGTTGATCTTGCAAAAGCTTATTATAAAGCTTTAACAGATTCAGTTAAAAAGCATTTCAAAGGCAATGGTGTTATTGCCAGTATGGAACACTGCAACGATTTCATGTTTCTTGGAACAGAAGCCATTTGTCTTGGTCGTGTCG GGGACGATTTTTGGTGCACTGATCCATCAGGTGACCCTAATGGGACATTTTGGCTCCAAGGTTGTCACATGGTGCACTGTGCTTACAACAGTTTATGGATGGGCAACTTTATCCACCCTGATTGGGACATGTTCCAGTCCTCCCACCCTTGTGCTGAGTTCCACGCTGCTTCAAGGGCCATCTCCGGTGGCCCAATTTACATCAGCGACACTGTTGGCAACCACAACTTTGCTCTCCTCAAACGCCTCGTTTTACCCGATGGTTCGATCCTCCGCTGCCAATACTACGCTCTTCCAACCAGGGATTGCCTATTTGAGGACCCTCTCCATGATGGCAAAACCATGCTCAAAATCTGGAACTTGAATAAG TATACTGGTGTGATTGGCGCATTTAACTGCCAAGGAGGCGGATGGTGCCGAGAAACTAGAAGAAACCAATGCTTTTCCGAGTTTTCGCATACGGTAAAGGCCGAGATGAATCCAAAGAACATTGAGTGGAACAGTGGAAAGAACCCAATTTCCATTGAAGATGTCCAAGTATTGGCCATGTATTTTTCTCAGTCCAAGAAACTAGTCCTCTCAAAACCGGCTGAAAACATGGAAATCTCGCTGAAACCATTCGATTTCGAGCTTATAACCGTATCGCCGGTCACTGTGTTTGGTAGAAAATCAGTCCAATTCGCCCCTATTGGACTAGTGAACATGCTGAATGCCGGTGGTGCCATCCAGTCATTAGCCTACAATGAAAGCTCAGTTCGAATTGAATTGAAGGGAGCCGGTGAAATGAGAGCCTTTGCTTCGAACAAGCCGACAGCTTGCAAAATTGATGGGAAAGATGTTGGGTTTGAGTTCGAGAACAACATGGTCATTGTTCATGTTCCATGGCCAGCTCCTTCTGGTTTATCCACATTAGAGTATCTGTTTTAA